In one Streptomyces sp. NBC_01288 genomic region, the following are encoded:
- a CDS encoding DUF4267 domain-containing protein has protein sequence MTITAYALAIVLDLFCLFLGYRFLFQPGPAATGYGVPADPAGDAGAYLTIKGLRDGTLGLVGLAVLAFAGAYAEAWFMLCVAVVPFGDTLIVLRHGGTKAVAFGIHFATAIVVLISAVLLFLV, from the coding sequence ATGACCATCACCGCGTACGCCCTGGCGATCGTGCTGGACCTGTTCTGCCTGTTCCTGGGCTACCGGTTCCTGTTCCAGCCCGGCCCCGCCGCCACCGGTTACGGAGTGCCGGCCGATCCCGCCGGCGACGCCGGTGCCTACCTCACGATCAAGGGCCTCAGGGACGGCACGCTGGGTCTGGTGGGCCTTGCGGTGCTGGCCTTCGCCGGGGCGTATGCCGAGGCCTGGTTCATGCTCTGCGTCGCCGTCGTCCCGTTCGGCGACACCCTGATAGTGCTGCGCCACGGCGGAACGAAAGCCGTGGCCTTCGGGATCCACTTCGCCACGGCGATCGTTGTACTGATCAGTGCCGTGCTGCTCTTCCTTGTCTGA
- a CDS encoding TetR/AcrR family transcriptional regulator has product MTIQTRRERERAERERLIISAARELAETEGWDAVTTRRLAAEIEYSQPVLYSHFKDKGAIMAAVAVQGCEEIAAEMRTARTAAKGARAALAAVGESYTAFARRRPALYDVMFTHTVDLPFATPEAPAALQAAFGELFKAVQPIAAKGDDVGLLTETYWAGLHGLVTLMRSGRLPEEEHDQRLALLISHFATSVS; this is encoded by the coding sequence ATGACGATTCAGACGCGCCGGGAGCGCGAGCGGGCGGAACGGGAGCGACTGATCATCTCGGCCGCACGTGAACTGGCCGAGACGGAGGGCTGGGACGCGGTGACGACCCGGCGCCTGGCAGCCGAGATCGAGTACAGCCAGCCCGTCCTCTACAGCCACTTCAAGGACAAGGGGGCGATCATGGCGGCGGTGGCGGTCCAGGGCTGCGAGGAGATCGCGGCCGAGATGCGCACGGCCCGCACGGCGGCGAAGGGGGCCCGCGCGGCACTGGCCGCGGTGGGCGAGTCGTACACGGCCTTCGCGCGCCGCCGCCCCGCGCTCTACGACGTGATGTTCACGCACACGGTGGACCTGCCGTTCGCCACTCCCGAGGCCCCGGCGGCCCTCCAAGCGGCCTTCGGCGAACTGTTCAAGGCAGTCCAACCGATCGCGGCCAAGGGCGACGACGTAGGCCTACTGACGGAGACCTACTGGGCAGGCCTCCACGGCCTGGTAACCCTGATGCGCAGCGGCCGCCTACCGGAGGAGGAACACGACCAGCGCCTGGCGCTGTTGATCAGTCACTTTGCAACGAGCGTGAGTTGA
- a CDS encoding putative bifunctional diguanylate cyclase/phosphodiesterase, which produces MEPTESAPPDSLLRRVTGAWRESRWGARPVERPGAQPRATGQYSTPDARHSGPLSADPGAGLPGDGERHLTWPALPTAVVVAAGFVLGAGFFRAFTGDHALFPSGTVGWSLAVLTGIIVGHLVALGRARWWGGTGSGAALTLGVLLLYGWVAAGMVSLTVVVLVGIARRNRWRQGVLHGAVDILGIAAGALVLGAFGRVPSVEKPWNPDTWTVYTAPEVVLVAVAYLAVTRTLLWYLHAPRHGGLPTVARTALLRQGLVAVALLGIAPLICVVAVAQPVLLPLFSIPLIALDSTLWMARARAEEQLRDPLTGLPNRQWLLERIWTALDDAERIGAKAALMLIDLDRFRSVNDTLGHLAGDRLLLQIADRLRVALPRGAEAARLGGDEFAVLLPVADSTTSATRVARNLVTALSSPLDLDGLTLVLEASAGVAVFPDHALDAEGLLRRADVAMYQAKRDRTGVEVYESKRDSNTPDRLGLLGDLRRALDAHEVQLHYQPKVRFDGQVAGLEALVRWVHPERGKVPPDEFIAIAESSGLMPHLTEYVLDTALAQVARWRAQGLFVPVAVNVSPRDVHTPGFAGSVAARLARHGVPPGSLQLEITEHVLLEDPQRAADTLNGLTGHGVKMSLDDFGTGYSSLVHLRRLPVSELKIDRSFVARLAVDTEDAEIVRCTVDLAHSLGLLVVAEGVEDDETWERLRDLGCDAVQGWLVAAAMPPEDMTAWLRARGSRGWQRPRAALPAAAADDPGRIG; this is translated from the coding sequence ATGGAACCGACCGAGAGCGCCCCCCCGGACTCACTGCTGCGCCGGGTCACCGGCGCCTGGCGGGAGAGTCGTTGGGGAGCGCGACCCGTGGAGCGTCCGGGCGCCCAGCCGCGCGCCACCGGACAGTACTCCACACCCGACGCCCGCCACTCCGGACCACTCTCGGCCGACCCGGGCGCAGGGCTGCCCGGCGACGGCGAGCGCCATCTGACCTGGCCCGCGCTGCCCACGGCGGTCGTCGTCGCGGCCGGCTTTGTCCTCGGCGCCGGCTTCTTCCGGGCGTTCACCGGCGACCACGCGCTCTTCCCGTCCGGCACGGTCGGCTGGTCGCTCGCCGTGCTGACCGGCATCATCGTCGGCCACCTCGTCGCCCTCGGCCGCGCCCGCTGGTGGGGCGGCACCGGCTCGGGCGCCGCCCTCACCCTCGGTGTCCTGCTGCTCTACGGCTGGGTCGCCGCCGGCATGGTCAGCCTCACCGTCGTCGTCCTGGTCGGCATAGCCCGGCGCAACCGCTGGCGCCAGGGCGTGCTGCACGGCGCGGTGGACATCCTCGGCATAGCCGCCGGAGCACTCGTGCTGGGCGCGTTCGGACGAGTGCCGTCCGTGGAGAAGCCCTGGAACCCCGACACCTGGACGGTCTACACCGCCCCCGAGGTGGTGCTGGTCGCCGTCGCCTATCTCGCCGTGACCCGCACCCTGCTCTGGTATCTGCACGCCCCGCGGCACGGCGGACTGCCCACCGTCGCCCGCACCGCCCTGCTCAGACAGGGGCTGGTCGCCGTAGCCCTGCTCGGCATCGCACCCCTCATCTGCGTGGTCGCCGTAGCCCAGCCGGTCCTTCTGCCCCTGTTCTCGATCCCGCTCATCGCCCTCGACTCCACCCTGTGGATGGCCCGGGCCAGAGCCGAGGAGCAGCTGCGCGACCCGCTGACCGGGCTGCCCAACCGGCAGTGGCTCCTGGAACGTATCTGGACCGCCCTGGACGACGCCGAGCGCATCGGCGCCAAGGCCGCGCTCATGCTGATCGACCTCGACCGGTTCCGGTCGGTCAACGACACCCTGGGCCATCTCGCCGGTGACCGGCTGCTGTTGCAGATAGCCGACCGGCTGCGGGTGGCGCTGCCGCGCGGGGCGGAGGCCGCGCGGCTCGGCGGTGACGAGTTCGCCGTCCTGCTGCCCGTCGCCGACTCCACGACGTCCGCGACCCGGGTCGCCCGCAACCTCGTCACCGCGCTCAGCTCCCCGCTCGACCTCGACGGGCTCACCCTCGTCCTGGAGGCCAGCGCGGGCGTCGCCGTCTTCCCCGACCACGCCCTCGACGCCGAGGGGCTGCTGCGCCGGGCCGACGTCGCGATGTACCAGGCGAAGCGGGACCGTACGGGCGTAGAGGTCTACGAGTCCAAGCGGGACTCCAACACCCCTGACCGGCTCGGCCTGTTGGGCGATCTGCGGCGGGCCCTCGACGCGCACGAGGTGCAGCTGCACTACCAGCCCAAGGTCCGTTTCGACGGTCAGGTCGCCGGACTTGAGGCGCTGGTGCGGTGGGTGCACCCGGAGCGCGGGAAGGTGCCGCCGGACGAGTTCATAGCGATCGCGGAGTCGTCCGGGCTGATGCCCCATCTCACCGAGTACGTGCTCGACACGGCCCTCGCCCAGGTCGCCCGATGGCGCGCCCAGGGCCTGTTCGTGCCGGTCGCGGTGAACGTCTCCCCGCGCGATGTGCACACCCCCGGCTTCGCGGGCTCCGTCGCCGCGCGCCTCGCCCGGCACGGGGTCCCGCCGGGCTCGCTCCAGCTGGAGATCACGGAACACGTCCTCCTGGAGGACCCCCAGCGCGCCGCCGACACCCTCAACGGGCTGACCGGGCACGGCGTGAAGATGTCCCTCGACGACTTCGGTACGGGGTACTCGTCCCTGGTGCATCTACGGCGGCTGCCCGTCAGCGAGTTGAAGATCGACCGGTCGTTCGTGGCTCGGCTCGCGGTGGACACGGAGGACGCGGAGATCGTGCGGTGCACTGTTGATCTCGCGCATTCCCTCGGGTTGCTCGTCGTGGCTGAGGGGGTTGAGGACGACGAGACGTGGGAGCGGTTGCGGGATCTTGGGTGTGATGCGGTTCAGGGGTGGCTTGTCGCTGCGGCCATGCCTCCGGAGGACATGACCGCGTGGCTTCGGGCGAGGGGTTCGCGGGGTTGGCAGCGGCCGCGGGCTGCGCTGCCTGCGGCTGCGGCGGATGATCCGGGGCGGATCGGCTGA
- the ligA gene encoding NAD-dependent DNA ligase LigA, whose amino-acid sequence MAGDRQAETAVPAEAREKHAQLAEQIEEHRFRYYVNDAPVVSDADFDKLLRSLEALEEEYPELRTPDSPTQKVAGAYETEFTSVVHRSRMLSLDNAFDDLELAAWAERVQKDVGTTDYHFLCELKVDGLAVNLTYEHGRLTRAATRGDGRTGEDITPNVRTIAEIPDRLTGDRVPDLVEIRGEVYFPMEKFEELNARLVEAGDKPFANPRNAAAGSLRQKDPRVTATRPLHMVVHGIGALEGFDALTRLSEAYDLLKTWGLPTSSHNKVVDDLDGVREFIRYYGENRHSVAHEIDGVVVKLDEIPLQGRLGSTSRAPRWAIAWKYAPEEVNTKLVNIRVGVGRTGRVTPYAQVEPVTVAGSEVEFATLHNQEVVKAKGVLIGDTVVLRKAGDVIPEILGPVADLRDGSEREFVMPAECPECGTPLRPMKEGDIDLRCPNARTCPAQLRERLFYLAGRKALDIDHFGYVSAAALTKPLEPADPPLADEGDLFGLTIERLLPIKAYVLDQDSGLPKRDPKTGEEKIATVFANQQGEPKKNALAMLETIAAAKDRPLARILTGLSIRHVGPVAAEALAREFRSIERIEQATEEELANTDGVGAIIAASLKEWFAEDWHQEILRKWRAAGVRMEEEGSAEDEGPRPLEGLTVVVTGTLEHFTRDGAKDALQSRGAKVTGSVSKKTSFVVVGDNPGSKYDKAMQVKVPVLNEDGFTVLLEQGPEAAAEVALPVEE is encoded by the coding sequence GTGGCCGGCGACAGGCAAGCGGAGACGGCGGTGCCCGCAGAGGCACGGGAGAAGCACGCGCAGCTCGCTGAGCAGATCGAGGAGCACCGCTTCCGGTACTACGTGAACGACGCCCCGGTCGTCAGCGACGCGGACTTCGACAAGCTCCTGCGTTCCCTGGAGGCGCTGGAGGAGGAGTACCCGGAGCTGCGGACGCCGGACTCGCCGACCCAGAAGGTCGCGGGGGCGTACGAGACGGAGTTCACCTCCGTCGTCCACCGCTCCCGCATGCTCTCCCTGGACAACGCGTTCGACGACCTGGAGCTGGCGGCCTGGGCCGAGCGCGTCCAGAAGGACGTCGGTACCACCGACTACCACTTCCTGTGCGAGCTGAAGGTCGACGGCCTCGCCGTCAACCTGACGTATGAGCACGGTCGCCTCACGCGCGCGGCGACCCGCGGCGACGGCCGTACGGGCGAGGACATCACGCCCAACGTCCGTACGATCGCGGAGATCCCGGACCGCCTGACCGGCGACCGCGTGCCCGATCTCGTGGAGATCCGCGGCGAGGTCTACTTCCCGATGGAGAAGTTCGAGGAGCTCAACGCCCGCCTGGTCGAGGCCGGCGACAAGCCCTTCGCCAACCCCCGTAACGCGGCGGCCGGTTCACTGCGCCAGAAGGACCCCCGCGTCACCGCCACCCGCCCCCTGCACATGGTCGTGCACGGCATCGGCGCCCTGGAGGGCTTCGACGCCCTCACCCGCCTCTCCGAGGCCTACGACCTGCTGAAGACCTGGGGCCTGCCCACCTCCTCGCACAACAAGGTGGTCGACGACCTCGACGGCGTACGGGAGTTCATCCGGTACTACGGCGAGAACCGCCACTCCGTGGCGCACGAGATCGACGGCGTCGTCGTCAAGCTCGACGAGATCCCCCTCCAGGGGCGGCTCGGCTCCACCTCCCGCGCCCCGCGCTGGGCGATCGCGTGGAAGTACGCGCCCGAGGAGGTCAACACCAAGCTCGTCAACATCCGCGTGGGCGTGGGCCGTACGGGCCGGGTCACGCCGTACGCCCAGGTCGAGCCGGTGACGGTGGCCGGCTCGGAGGTCGAGTTCGCGACGCTGCACAACCAGGAGGTCGTCAAGGCCAAGGGCGTTCTCATCGGCGACACGGTGGTGCTCCGCAAGGCCGGTGACGTCATCCCGGAGATCCTCGGCCCGGTCGCCGACCTGCGTGACGGCAGCGAGCGGGAGTTCGTGATGCCGGCCGAGTGCCCCGAGTGCGGTACGCCGCTGCGGCCGATGAAGGAGGGCGACATCGACCTCCGCTGCCCGAACGCCCGCACCTGCCCTGCCCAGTTGAGGGAGCGCCTCTTCTACCTCGCGGGCCGCAAGGCGCTCGACATCGACCACTTCGGCTATGTGTCGGCGGCCGCCCTCACCAAGCCGCTGGAGCCCGCGGACCCGCCGCTGGCCGACGAGGGCGACCTGTTCGGGCTCACCATCGAGCGGTTGCTGCCCATCAAGGCGTACGTCCTCGACCAGGACAGCGGGCTGCCCAAGCGCGACCCGAAGACCGGCGAGGAGAAGATCGCCACGGTCTTCGCCAACCAGCAGGGCGAGCCCAAGAAGAACGCCCTCGCGATGCTGGAGACCATCGCGGCGGCCAAGGACCGGCCGCTCGCCCGTATCCTCACCGGCCTGTCGATCCGTCATGTCGGCCCGGTCGCGGCCGAGGCGCTGGCCCGCGAGTTCCGTTCGATCGAGCGGATCGAGCAGGCCACCGAGGAGGAGCTGGCGAACACCGACGGCGTCGGCGCGATCATCGCCGCCTCGCTCAAGGAGTGGTTCGCCGAGGACTGGCACCAGGAGATCCTCCGCAAGTGGCGGGCCGCCGGGGTCCGGATGGAGGAGGAGGGTTCCGCCGAGGACGAGGGCCCGCGTCCGCTCGAAGGTCTCACCGTGGTCGTCACCGGCACACTTGAGCACTTCACACGGGACGGGGCGAAGGACGCCCTGCAAAGCCGGGGAGCGAAAGTGACCGGTTCTGTTTCGAAGAAGACGTCTTTCGTTGTCGTAGGTGACAATCCTGGTTCGAAGTACGACAAGGCAATGCAGGTCAAGGTGCCTGTTCTGAACGAGGACGGCTTCACCGTCCTCCTGGAACAGGGACCAGAGGCGGCCGCCGAAGTCGCGCTTCCGGTCGAGGAGTAG
- a CDS encoding methionine synthase, producing MSNSSQFSFGPATGVGSLPGIDAREAAKTATGAFEDFPFLPELPARGPGADMIGRTAGLLVEVYARVEPSGWRIGDRPGRDTKRAWAWLGEDLDAFEEFTQGYEGPLKVQAVGPWTLAASLELRNGESVLSDLGAGRDLAGSLAEGLRNHLADVQRRVPGAQIVLQLDEPSLMAVLRGHVRSASGYRTHRAVDRQLVEDTLREVVGVHGNGPVVVHSCAPDVPFALLRRAGAAGVSFDFSLLTERDDDVIGEAVEAGTRIFAGVVPGTDTALSDPAGSVMGVRTLWRRLGLRPGLLAEAVTITPSCGLAGASPEYARHALAHCVRAARSLADNPE from the coding sequence GTGAGCAACAGCAGCCAGTTCAGCTTCGGTCCCGCCACCGGTGTCGGTTCACTCCCCGGCATCGACGCCCGTGAGGCCGCGAAGACCGCGACCGGTGCCTTCGAGGACTTCCCGTTCCTGCCCGAACTGCCCGCGCGGGGACCCGGCGCGGACATGATCGGCCGGACCGCGGGGCTGCTCGTCGAGGTGTACGCGCGTGTGGAGCCCAGCGGTTGGCGGATCGGGGACCGTCCGGGGCGGGACACGAAGCGGGCGTGGGCGTGGCTGGGGGAGGACCTCGACGCGTTCGAGGAGTTCACCCAGGGGTACGAGGGGCCGCTCAAGGTGCAGGCCGTTGGACCCTGGACCCTCGCCGCGAGTCTGGAGTTGAGGAACGGTGAGTCCGTGCTCTCCGACCTCGGCGCCGGCCGGGACCTCGCGGGCTCGCTCGCCGAGGGGCTGCGCAATCACCTCGCCGACGTCCAACGCCGCGTCCCCGGCGCCCAGATCGTGCTCCAGCTCGACGAACCGTCCCTCATGGCCGTCCTGCGCGGACACGTCAGGTCCGCCAGCGGCTACCGCACTCACCGCGCCGTCGACCGTCAACTCGTCGAGGACACGCTCCGCGAGGTCGTCGGGGTGCACGGGAACGGCCCGGTCGTCGTCCACTCCTGCGCACCGGACGTGCCGTTCGCCCTGCTGCGCCGGGCGGGCGCGGCGGGGGTCTCCTTCGACTTCTCGCTTCTCACCGAGCGTGACGACGACGTGATCGGCGAGGCGGTCGAGGCCGGCACCCGGATCTTCGCCGGTGTCGTGCCGGGCACGGACACCGCGTTGTCAGACCCTGCCGGTAGCGTCATGGGTGTCAGGACGCTGTGGCGCAGGCTGGGGCTGCGACCGGGACTTCTCGCGGAGGCGGTCACGATCACCCCGTCGTGCGGACTCGCGGGGGCTTCTCCCGAGTACGCGCGCCATGCCCTCGCCCACTGCGTCCGGGCGGCGAGATCCCTCGCGGACAACCCTGAGTGA